A DNA window from Planctomycetia bacterium contains the following coding sequences:
- the gltA gene encoding citrate synthase: MTAPTSPAKPASPAPPPPWPGTRAAGAARVEIDGAGVDLPLIVGTEGERAIDISKLRSQTGCITLDEGFVNTGSTTSAITFLDGEKGILRYRGYPIEVLAERCDFVEVAYLLIYGNLPTTVELEAFRTSLSLHTMIHEDMRNFYSGFPRDAHPMAIVGSVVGALSTFYQDSLDVRDPRQVEVSVHRLLAKLPTIAAYSHKKSCGQPLMYPRNDLDYCENFLQMMFAVPCEEYRIDPDFSDALDMLLIVHADHEQNCSTSTVRMVGSSDANLFASISAGISALWGPLHGGANQACVEMLERIVADGGDVKKYVDLAKKKDSGFRLMGFGHRVYKNYDPRAKLIKATCDKLLAKIARHDPIFDIAQQLEAVALADEYFIERKLYPNVDFYSGVIYRAMGIPVQMFTVLFAMGRIPGWIAHWIEMHHSPTKKICRPRQIYSGQTLREFVPIDRR; encoded by the coding sequence ATGACCGCGCCGACGTCCCCCGCCAAGCCCGCCTCGCCCGCCCCGCCGCCCCCCTGGCCGGGCACGCGGGCGGCCGGTGCGGCCCGCGTGGAAATCGACGGCGCTGGGGTGGACCTGCCGCTGATCGTCGGCACCGAAGGGGAGCGGGCCATCGACATCTCCAAGCTGCGATCCCAGACGGGCTGCATCACCCTCGACGAGGGGTTCGTCAACACCGGCTCCACGACCAGCGCCATCACCTTCCTCGACGGCGAGAAGGGGATCCTCCGCTACCGTGGCTACCCGATCGAGGTGCTCGCCGAGCGCTGCGACTTCGTCGAGGTCGCCTACCTGCTGATCTACGGCAACCTGCCGACCACGGTCGAGCTGGAGGCGTTCCGCACGTCGCTGTCGCTGCACACCATGATCCACGAGGACATGCGGAACTTCTACAGCGGCTTTCCCCGCGATGCGCACCCGATGGCGATCGTGGGGAGCGTGGTCGGGGCGCTGTCCACGTTCTACCAGGACTCGCTCGACGTCCGCGACCCGCGGCAGGTCGAGGTGAGCGTCCACCGGCTGCTCGCCAAACTGCCGACGATCGCCGCCTACAGCCACAAAAAGTCGTGCGGCCAGCCGCTGATGTACCCGCGAAACGATCTCGACTACTGCGAGAATTTTCTGCAGATGATGTTCGCGGTCCCCTGCGAGGAGTACCGGATCGACCCCGACTTCTCCGACGCCCTCGACATGCTCCTCATCGTGCACGCGGACCACGAGCAGAACTGCTCCACCTCCACCGTCCGCATGGTGGGCTCGAGCGACGCCAACCTGTTCGCCAGCATTTCGGCCGGCATCTCCGCCCTCTGGGGCCCGCTCCACGGCGGTGCCAACCAGGCCTGCGTGGAGATGCTGGAAAGGATCGTGGCCGACGGTGGCGACGTGAAGAAGTACGTCGACCTGGCGAAGAAGAAGGACTCGGGCTTCCGGCTGATGGGATTCGGACACCGCGTCTACAAGAACTACGACCCGCGGGCCAAGCTCATCAAGGCGACCTGCGACAAGCTGCTGGCGAAGATCGCCCGCCACGATCCGATCTTCGACATCGCCCAGCAACTCGAGGCCGTCGCGCTGGCCGACGAGTACTTCATCGAGCGGAAACTGTACCCGAACGTCGACTTCTACTCGGGGGTCATCTACCGGGCGATGGGGATCCCCGTGCAGATGTTCACGGTGCTGTTCGCGATGGGCCGGATCCCCGGCTGGATCGCCCACTGGATCGAGATGCATCACTCCCCGACGAAGAAGATCTGCCGGCCGCGGCAGATCTACAGCGGCCAGACGCTGCGCGAGTTCGTGCCCATCGACCGCCGCTGA
- the mfd gene encoding transcription-repair-coupling factor, protein MASSEEAGRPGRLLGLAETIDSHRGFADVVASLRAGHGGTIGGTWGSASALAVAALLRAARGSGANPTGTLVVVLPHAAEAEAFLDDLALFTTTAAALLPAAENPGEDAGDTEDPAVAARLAVVKRLALAGGAAPAVVVTSIQALLVPLPDPREIEAGTRRLAVGDRLDPAELADWLGTRGWLAVDAIEAPGQFARRGGIVDLFAADWDRPLRLELCGDEIEGLRSFDLVSQRSVAAIEAIDVTALAMRHETGGGRRTQLAELLPDGSRIALVEPGELAAEAKRMQQRLGGMRRPDGATVLLDPDDVFARLYRLPSVTLSAIAVSSMEATATLSVESVERFTGVLDRVKDELETVGRDQEVWIVCPSEAEEARLGELLATSAPARAGRLAFARGRLSGGFRLVPEKIVIVSSAELFNRDDSIARPVRQRLSRAIDTFLDLHEGDYVVHVSHGIGRYRGLRLLEKHGRTEEFLEIEFAENTRIYVPASCIELVQKYVGGGKLAPKLAKIGGTLWAKQKHAVERAVADMAADMIRLQATRESRPGVAFPADTPWQRQFEEAFPFAETPDQLTAMEAIRGDLQRPRPMDRLLCGDVGFGKTELAMRAAFKAVEAGAQVAVLVPTTVLAEQHRRTFAARFAEFPFTIRCLSRLSSTAEERETLEGLARKSVDIVIGTHRLAQADIHFANLGLVIVDEEQRFGVDVKERLKALRASVDVLTMTATPIPRTLHMAMLGIRDISNLTTPPATRIPVETRAARWDTALIRGAIDRELARGGQVFFVHNRIHDIHKVAQRLAAIVPEATIGIVHGRLGEAELEEAMLAFVRGATDILLATTIIESGLDIPRANTIFIDEADTYGLADLHQLRGRVGRSHHRAWCYLLVDEAARLTSTAAKRLRAIQEFSSMGAGFSLAMRDLEIRGAGNLLGTQQSGHIATVGYELYCRLLEQAVRGLKALPPAEPAPVNVDLAGEAWLPRDYVPDFRAKIDVYRRLSRASTAQHVEELAAELADRFGPPPAAVRRLLAFAALRVAAAALGIDSIKRHPGMILFGHHDRRGMERLAERAASRGRPLRTVDEKTAVMPLDEKVLGDHDALLDLLGAMCCRAGAAVPASAPAYGRRA, encoded by the coding sequence GTGGCATCCTCCGAAGAAGCCGGCCGGCCCGGGCGACTGCTCGGGCTGGCGGAAACGATCGATTCCCATCGTGGGTTCGCCGACGTCGTCGCCAGTCTCCGCGCGGGACACGGAGGGACGATCGGCGGAACCTGGGGATCGGCGTCCGCGCTTGCCGTGGCCGCACTGCTCCGGGCGGCGCGGGGCAGCGGAGCCAACCCCACGGGGACGCTGGTTGTCGTCCTGCCCCATGCGGCCGAGGCGGAGGCGTTCCTCGACGACCTCGCCCTGTTCACGACCACGGCCGCGGCCCTGCTGCCCGCCGCCGAGAATCCGGGGGAGGACGCCGGCGACACCGAGGATCCCGCCGTGGCCGCCCGCCTCGCGGTCGTCAAGCGGCTGGCGCTGGCGGGCGGCGCGGCACCCGCGGTGGTGGTGACGAGCATCCAGGCGCTGCTCGTGCCGCTCCCCGATCCGCGCGAGATCGAGGCCGGAACCCGCCGACTCGCCGTGGGGGATCGGCTCGACCCTGCGGAACTCGCCGACTGGCTCGGCACGCGCGGCTGGCTGGCCGTCGATGCCATCGAGGCGCCGGGGCAGTTCGCCCGCCGCGGTGGCATCGTCGACCTGTTCGCGGCCGACTGGGATCGGCCGCTGCGGCTGGAACTGTGCGGCGACGAGATCGAGGGGCTGCGGTCGTTCGACCTCGTCTCGCAGCGGAGCGTTGCCGCGATCGAGGCCATCGACGTGACCGCGCTCGCGATGCGGCACGAAACCGGCGGCGGCCGCCGCACGCAGCTGGCGGAACTGCTGCCGGATGGCTCGCGGATCGCCCTCGTCGAGCCCGGGGAGCTCGCCGCCGAGGCGAAGCGAATGCAGCAGCGGCTCGGCGGCATGCGTCGGCCGGACGGGGCAACCGTCCTCCTCGATCCCGACGACGTCTTCGCCCGTCTCTATCGGCTGCCGTCGGTGACGCTGTCCGCGATCGCGGTGTCAAGCATGGAGGCCACCGCCACGCTGTCGGTCGAGAGCGTGGAGCGGTTCACGGGGGTCCTCGACCGGGTGAAGGACGAGCTGGAGACGGTGGGTCGCGACCAGGAGGTGTGGATCGTCTGCCCGTCGGAGGCGGAAGAGGCGCGGCTCGGCGAACTGCTCGCCACGTCGGCCCCGGCCCGCGCGGGGCGGCTGGCATTCGCCCGCGGCCGGCTCTCGGGGGGCTTCCGGCTCGTGCCGGAAAAGATCGTGATCGTATCGAGCGCCGAGCTTTTCAACCGCGACGACAGCATCGCCCGGCCGGTGCGGCAGCGGCTCTCCCGGGCGATCGACACGTTCCTCGACCTGCACGAGGGGGACTACGTGGTCCACGTCTCCCACGGCATCGGCCGCTACCGCGGCCTCCGGCTCCTGGAGAAGCATGGCCGCACCGAGGAGTTCCTGGAGATCGAGTTCGCCGAAAATACGCGGATCTACGTCCCCGCCTCGTGCATCGAGCTGGTGCAGAAATACGTCGGCGGCGGGAAGCTCGCCCCCAAGCTCGCCAAGATCGGCGGCACGCTGTGGGCGAAGCAGAAGCACGCCGTGGAGCGGGCGGTGGCCGACATGGCCGCCGACATGATCCGTCTCCAGGCCACGCGGGAGAGCCGCCCGGGCGTCGCCTTTCCCGCCGACACGCCCTGGCAGCGTCAGTTCGAGGAGGCCTTTCCCTTCGCGGAGACGCCCGATCAGCTCACGGCCATGGAGGCGATCCGGGGCGACTTGCAGCGGCCGCGGCCAATGGACCGACTGCTGTGCGGTGACGTCGGCTTCGGCAAGACCGAGCTCGCCATGCGGGCCGCCTTCAAGGCGGTGGAGGCGGGGGCGCAGGTGGCGGTGCTCGTGCCGACGACGGTGCTCGCCGAGCAGCACCGGCGGACGTTCGCCGCCCGGTTCGCGGAGTTTCCCTTCACGATCCGCTGCCTGTCCCGGCTGTCGTCGACGGCCGAGGAGCGCGAGACGCTGGAGGGACTGGCCCGCAAGTCGGTGGACATCGTCATCGGCACGCACCGCCTCGCCCAGGCCGACATCCACTTCGCCAACCTCGGGCTGGTGATCGTGGACGAGGAGCAGCGGTTCGGGGTGGACGTCAAGGAGCGGCTCAAGGCCCTGCGGGCGAGCGTGGACGTGCTGACGATGACCGCGACGCCGATCCCGCGGACGCTCCACATGGCGATGCTCGGCATCCGCGACATCTCCAACCTGACCACGCCGCCGGCGACGCGGATCCCGGTCGAGACCCGGGCCGCCCGCTGGGACACGGCCCTGATCCGCGGGGCGATCGACCGCGAGTTGGCCCGCGGAGGCCAGGTGTTCTTCGTGCACAACCGGATCCACGACATCCACAAGGTGGCCCAGCGGCTGGCGGCGATCGTGCCGGAGGCGACGATCGGCATCGTCCACGGCCGGCTCGGGGAGGCGGAACTGGAGGAGGCGATGCTGGCCTTCGTCCGCGGCGCGACCGACATCCTTCTCGCCACGACGATCATCGAGAGCGGCCTCGACATTCCCCGGGCGAACACGATCTTCATCGACGAGGCCGACACCTACGGCCTGGCCGACCTGCACCAGCTGCGCGGCCGCGTCGGCCGGTCGCATCACCGGGCCTGGTGCTATCTGCTGGTGGACGAGGCCGCCCGGCTGACGAGCACGGCCGCCAAGCGGCTCCGGGCGATTCAGGAGTTTTCCAGCATGGGGGCGGGGTTCTCGCTGGCGATGCGCGACCTTGAGATCCGCGGGGCGGGCAACCTGCTCGGCACGCAGCAGAGCGGTCACATCGCCACGGTCGGCTACGAGCTCTACTGCCGGCTGCTCGAGCAGGCGGTCCGCGGCCTCAAGGCCCTGCCGCCGGCGGAGCCGGCGCCGGTGAACGTCGACCTGGCGGGTGAGGCCTGGCTGCCACGGGACTACGTGCCGGACTTCCGGGCGAAGATCGACGTCTATCGGCGGCTGTCGCGGGCCTCGACCGCGCAGCACGTCGAGGAACTGGCCGCGGAGCTCGCCGACCGGTTCGGCCCGCCCCCGGCGGCGGTCCGTCGGCTGCTGGCCTTCGCGGCGCTACGGGTCGCGGCGGCCGCTCTGGGCATCGACTCGATCAAGCGGCATCCGGGGATGATTCTCTTCGGCCACCACGACCGGCGGGGCATGGAGCGGCTGGCGGAGCGGGCCGCGTCCCGCGGTCGGCCGCTGCGAACGGTGGACGAGAAGACGGCCGTGATGCCGCTCGACGAGAAGGTTTTGGGCGACCACGACGCCCTTCTCGACCTGCTCGGGGCGATGTGTTGTCGCGCCGGCGCCGCCGTCCCGGCGTCGGCGCCGGCTTACGGTCGCCGGGCATAG
- the hemG gene encoding protoporphyrinogen oxidase, translating to MIVIGAGMAGLAAAEAASGDMAADGKPRVTVVESSGRAGGVLATVRRDGWLVERSADTFLAARPEAIGIARRIGLEPEFVGVDPAVRRALIWGRGRAFPAPDGFRLLAPSLIGGILGTPLLSAAGRLRVLAEPFVPVRRPPPGDDDESLEAFVIRRLGREAFERLVQPLAAGIWTADPARLSMAAACPEFLAMERESGSLWRGERSRRRTADRPGAVAGARYGQFLTFAGGIETLPARLADVLRERGVRFVHGSAAAVTRVPDGGWRVTFAAEEPTPLTADAVVIATPAPAAARLLAGADPALSRDLAAIEYAGSAVVSLGFHRSDVAHPLDAAGMVVPRTAGRSILAVSFSSAKFPGRAPPGCVLLRVFVGGALDPEAVACDDAALVDRARHELTTLVGVRGEPLLEQVDRWHAAMPQYHVGHLGRVAAIEAAAERLGGLALAGAAYRGVGIPQVIASGRAAAEQVMRPGH from the coding sequence GTGATCGTGATTGGTGCCGGCATGGCTGGCCTCGCCGCCGCCGAGGCGGCCAGCGGAGACATGGCCGCGGATGGGAAGCCGCGGGTCACCGTCGTGGAGTCGTCGGGCCGGGCCGGAGGGGTCCTTGCCACGGTCCGCCGCGACGGCTGGCTGGTGGAGCGGTCGGCCGACACGTTCCTCGCCGCCCGCCCCGAGGCAATCGGGATCGCCCGGCGGATCGGGCTGGAGCCCGAATTCGTCGGCGTCGATCCCGCCGTGCGCCGGGCCCTGATCTGGGGCCGCGGCAGGGCGTTCCCGGCGCCCGACGGCTTCCGCCTCCTCGCCCCGTCGTTGATCGGCGGCATTCTCGGCACGCCACTGCTCTCCGCGGCGGGGCGGCTGCGGGTGCTCGCCGAGCCGTTCGTGCCGGTGCGGCGGCCGCCACCCGGCGACGACGACGAGTCACTGGAAGCGTTCGTGATCCGCCGGCTCGGCCGCGAGGCATTCGAGCGGCTCGTGCAGCCGCTCGCGGCCGGCATCTGGACGGCCGACCCGGCCCGGCTGAGCATGGCGGCGGCGTGTCCCGAGTTTCTCGCCATGGAGCGGGAGAGCGGCTCCCTGTGGCGCGGCGAACGGAGCCGCCGGCGGACGGCGGACCGCCCTGGCGCGGTGGCCGGCGCCCGCTACGGCCAGTTCCTCACGTTCGCCGGTGGAATCGAGACGCTTCCCGCCCGCCTGGCAGACGTGCTCCGCGAGCGCGGTGTGCGGTTCGTGCACGGCAGCGCTGCGGCCGTGACACGCGTTCCCGACGGCGGCTGGCGGGTGACGTTCGCCGCCGAAGAGCCAACGCCACTGACGGCCGATGCCGTGGTCATTGCGACCCCCGCCCCGGCCGCCGCCCGCCTGCTGGCCGGCGCCGATCCCGCCCTGTCGCGCGACCTCGCCGCGATCGAGTACGCCGGATCGGCGGTCGTTTCGCTGGGCTTTCACCGCTCCGACGTCGCCCATCCACTTGACGCTGCCGGCATGGTCGTGCCCCGAACCGCGGGGCGGAGCATCCTCGCCGTCAGTTTTTCGAGCGCAAAGTTTCCCGGTCGTGCTCCGCCGGGCTGCGTGCTGCTGCGGGTCTTCGTGGGCGGCGCCCTCGATCCGGAGGCCGTCGCGTGCGACGACGCCGCGCTCGTGGACCGGGCCCGGCACGAGCTCACCACGCTCGTCGGCGTGCGCGGCGAACCGCTCCTCGAGCAGGTCGATCGTTGGCACGCCGCCATGCCGCAGTATCACGTCGGCCACCTCGGCCGCGTCGCGGCGATCGAGGCGGCGGCGGAGCGGCTCGGAGGGCTGGCGCTGGCGGGGGCTGCCTACCGGGGTGTCGGCATCCCGCAGGTGATCGCCTCCGGTCGCGCCGCGGCCGAGCAGGTCATGCGTCCCGGACACTGA
- the tadA gene encoding tRNA-specific adenosine deaminase, whose protein sequence is MDAFDDDPPIPGGSPHDRWMRLALDEARQAEEQDEVPVGAVVVAAGRIVASAHNQREQLADPTAHAEMIALTQAAAALGSWRLEGCTLYVTLEPCPMCAGAIVQARVPRVVWGAPDPKAGAVESLYRLFDDARLNHRVEHVGRVLAPECGRILSDFFRGKRGRG, encoded by the coding sequence ATGGACGCTTTCGACGACGATCCGCCGATTCCGGGGGGCAGCCCGCACGACCGCTGGATGCGGCTCGCGCTCGACGAGGCACGGCAGGCCGAGGAACAGGACGAGGTCCCGGTGGGGGCCGTCGTCGTCGCGGCGGGGCGGATCGTGGCCAGCGCCCATAACCAGCGGGAGCAGCTCGCCGACCCGACGGCCCACGCCGAGATGATCGCCCTCACGCAGGCTGCGGCCGCCCTCGGCTCATGGCGGCTGGAAGGCTGCACGCTCTACGTCACGCTCGAGCCGTGCCCGATGTGTGCCGGGGCGATCGTCCAGGCGCGGGTGCCGCGGGTGGTGTGGGGGGCGCCCGACCCCAAGGCCGGGGCCGTGGAGTCGCTGTACCGGCTGTTCGACGACGCCAGGCTGAACCATCGCGTGGAGCACGTCGGCCGCGTCCTCGCCCCCGAGTGCGGGCGGATCCTCAGCGACTTCTTCCGCGGCAAGCGCGGCCGGGGCTGA
- a CDS encoding serine/threonine protein kinase: MESKDMGLFSGWFDRPRQVDLWQRFERLRESQSGTMSAFFKVREIGSGRILGLKVVDRAKQDPIESRYKGLGKPSEGEIGAKIEADNVVRTVEWGVSTTNEPFVVTEFIDGVLLHSLIMGRREFPPAERPFQAAQRIDLVRQAAAAIGAVHAAGFVHRDICPRNFMLRPDGRLVLFDFGLAVPDKPAFLQPGNRVGTPNYMAPEVIRRRQADRRLDIFSFGVTAYEICTATAPWPRGNTGKAALQHDQPPADIRGHWAEIPEPLAAAIMACLAADPMQRPPTMARVLRMVSGVESARPGR; the protein is encoded by the coding sequence ATGGAGTCGAAGGACATGGGGTTGTTCTCGGGGTGGTTCGATCGTCCCCGACAGGTCGACCTGTGGCAGCGGTTCGAGCGGCTCAGGGAGAGCCAATCGGGCACGATGTCCGCCTTCTTCAAGGTCCGCGAGATCGGCAGCGGGCGGATCCTCGGACTCAAGGTCGTGGATCGTGCGAAGCAGGACCCGATCGAGTCCCGCTACAAGGGCCTGGGCAAGCCCAGTGAGGGTGAGATCGGCGCGAAGATCGAGGCCGACAATGTCGTCCGCACCGTGGAGTGGGGCGTCTCGACGACCAACGAGCCGTTCGTGGTCACGGAATTCATCGATGGCGTCCTGCTGCATTCGCTGATCATGGGCCGGCGCGAGTTTCCCCCGGCCGAGCGACCCTTTCAGGCGGCGCAACGCATCGATCTCGTCCGCCAGGCGGCGGCAGCGATCGGAGCCGTACACGCCGCCGGGTTCGTGCATCGCGACATCTGCCCGCGGAACTTCATGCTCCGGCCCGACGGCCGGCTCGTGCTCTTCGACTTCGGGCTCGCGGTGCCCGACAAGCCCGCGTTCCTCCAGCCCGGCAACCGGGTCGGCACACCGAACTACATGGCGCCGGAGGTCATTCGCCGCCGCCAGGCCGACCGGCGGCTCGACATCTTCTCCTTCGGCGTGACCGCCTACGAAATCTGCACGGCCACGGCACCGTGGCCGCGTGGCAACACGGGCAAGGCGGCGCTGCAGCACGACCAGCCGCCGGCCGACATCCGCGGTCACTGGGCGGAGATTCCGGAGCCGCTCGCCGCGGCCATCATGGCCTGCCTGGCCGCCGACCCAATGCAGCGGCCGCCGACCATGGCGCGCGTCCTGCGGATGGTCTCGGGAGTCGAATCCGCGCGGCCGGGCCGCTGA